From the genome of Psychrilyobacter atlanticus DSM 19335, one region includes:
- a CDS encoding YceD family protein, protein MKKNIDQLKMKRETKFQFTETLEDILIEGAVVPKVDVDYLLELVEGEVIIRGEYTAFVKTNCVRCLDEIEVKVSGEFFGDYKETKDYDEYIESLGKEAQVLDDMVEELVDGEVDISSLVRDYIILDMPQFPACEPECGGLEELEKYRDSGIDSRWQKLLDLKN, encoded by the coding sequence TTGAAAAAAAATATTGATCAGTTAAAAATGAAAAGAGAAACTAAATTTCAATTTACAGAGACGTTAGAAGATATTCTAATAGAAGGAGCAGTAGTTCCCAAAGTAGATGTAGATTACTTATTAGAATTAGTTGAAGGTGAGGTCATCATTAGAGGTGAATATACAGCTTTTGTAAAGACTAATTGTGTTAGGTGTTTAGATGAGATTGAAGTAAAAGTTTCTGGAGAATTTTTCGGAGATTACAAAGAAACTAAAGATTATGATGAGTATATCGAATCTCTAGGTAAGGAAGCACAAGTATTAGATGACATGGTAGAAGAGTTAGTTGATGGCGAGGTGGATATAAGTTCTTTAGTAAGAGATTATATTATTTTGGATATGCCTCAATTTCCAGCCTGTGAACCAGAATGTGGTGGGTTAGAAGAACTAGAAAAATATCGTGACAGTGGTATAGACTCCAGATGGCAAAAGCTACTGGACTTAAAGAATTAA
- the rpmF gene encoding 50S ribosomal protein L32 — protein MAVPKKKTSKAKKNMRRSHHALKGTNLATCSNCGAPKRPHRVCLECGSYKGKQVLTNEAE, from the coding sequence ATGGCAGTACCTAAGAAGAAAACATCAAAAGCTAAGAAAAACATGAGAAGATCGCACCACGCTTTAAAAGGAACTAACTTAGCTACGTGTTCTAACTGTGGAGCTCCAAAGAGACCTCACAGAGTATGTTTAGAATGTGGAAGTTACAAAGGTAAGCAAGTTTTAACTAACGAAGCTGAATAA